A portion of the Natronococcus sp. AD-5 genome contains these proteins:
- a CDS encoding Rdx family protein, which translates to MTSIEIEYCVPCWLLEPAVETQTRLLNEFGQALDGVTLTPGHGGVFIVRANGETV; encoded by the coding sequence ATGACCTCAATCGAAATCGAATACTGTGTGCCGTGTTGGCTGCTCGAACCGGCAGTCGAAACCCAGACCCGCCTCCTCAACGAATTCGGCCAGGCGTTGGATGGTGTGACGCTCACTCCGGGCCACGGCGGGGTGTTCATCGTACGAGCCAATGGCGAGACGGTCTAG